From Streptomyces sp. TLI_053, a single genomic window includes:
- a CDS encoding class I SAM-dependent methyltransferase — MDSGWAPPLWDGPGLYALPGQGGGGHDRIAQERDGYERHGHERRLPSRSGSFAGGTGPAPGRSGTLRNLVRQEMVARQLAEQLTGRAAQRVLDIGCGQGTQALRLARAGHYVTGIDSDPAALGAAQETLAGEPDAVRERIQLLIGDGHQCGRWFGARSFDVVLCHGVLMYLPDPDPMIASLARLLAPGGLLSLVVRNRDALALRPAAAGDWRAALEAFDSDRYYNRLGLAARADRIGDLAVTLSEVSVPLRHWYGVRVLTESTPDDAPPVDGRQLAQLLEAEERAGRTDPYRQVAALLHVVGMK; from the coding sequence GTGGACTCCGGCTGGGCCCCTCCCCTGTGGGACGGGCCCGGCCTCTACGCGCTCCCCGGCCAGGGGGGCGGCGGCCACGACCGGATCGCGCAGGAGCGCGACGGGTACGAGCGGCACGGCCACGAGCGGCGGCTGCCCTCGCGCAGCGGCTCCTTCGCCGGCGGCACCGGCCCCGCTCCGGGACGCTCCGGCACCCTGCGCAACCTCGTCCGGCAGGAGATGGTCGCCCGGCAGCTCGCCGAGCAGCTCACCGGACGGGCCGCCCAGCGCGTGCTCGACATCGGCTGCGGCCAGGGCACCCAGGCGCTGCGGCTGGCCCGGGCCGGCCACTACGTCACCGGCATCGACTCCGACCCGGCCGCGCTCGGCGCCGCCCAGGAGACGCTGGCCGGGGAGCCCGACGCCGTACGCGAGCGGATCCAGCTGCTGATCGGCGACGGGCACCAGTGCGGGCGCTGGTTCGGGGCGCGCAGCTTCGACGTCGTGCTCTGCCACGGCGTGCTGATGTACCTGCCGGACCCCGATCCGATGATCGCCTCGCTGGCCCGGCTGCTCGCCCCGGGCGGGCTGCTCTCGCTGGTGGTCCGCAACCGCGACGCGCTCGCCCTGCGGCCCGCGGCCGCCGGCGACTGGCGCGCCGCCCTGGAGGCCTTCGACAGCGACCGGTACTACAACCGGCTCGGTCTGGCCGCCCGTGCCGACCGGATCGGCGACCTCGCCGTCACCCTCTCCGAGGTGTCCGTGCCGCTGCGGCACTGGTACGGCGTCCGGGTCCTCACCGAGAGCACCCCCGACGACGCGCCGCCCGTGGACGGCCGGCAGCTCGCCCAGCTGCTGGAGGCCGAGGAACGCGCCGGGCGCACCGACCCGTACCGGCAGGTCGCCGCGCTGCTGCACGTCGTCGGGATGAAGTAG
- a CDS encoding DUF3043 domain-containing protein: MLEKQDGKTQTRDPQAKKGRPTPKRSEAETNRRTRVTVPKDRKEASRQARERMRSEREKQRQALMDGDERHLPARDKGPVRKFTRDYVDARWSLAEFFLPAAVLILVLSIVKVPALQLLSTLLFLLFFVLVILDFVRLGFGLRKQLAERFAGQNTRGAVAYGLMRILQMRRLRLPKPQVRRGEKP; this comes from the coding sequence GTGCTGGAGAAGCAGGACGGCAAGACGCAGACCCGCGACCCGCAGGCGAAGAAGGGACGGCCCACGCCCAAGCGCAGTGAGGCCGAGACCAACCGCCGGACCAGGGTCACTGTGCCCAAGGACCGCAAGGAGGCCTCCCGCCAGGCCCGCGAGCGGATGCGCTCCGAGCGCGAGAAGCAGCGCCAGGCGCTGATGGACGGCGACGAGCGCCACCTGCCGGCCCGTGACAAGGGCCCGGTGCGGAAGTTCACCCGCGACTACGTGGACGCCCGCTGGTCGCTCGCCGAGTTCTTCCTGCCCGCCGCCGTGCTGATCCTGGTGCTCAGCATCGTCAAGGTGCCGGCCCTGCAGCTGCTCTCCACGCTGCTGTTCCTGCTCTTCTTCGTCCTGGTGATCCTGGACTTCGTCCGGCTCGGCTTCGGCCTGCGCAAGCAGCTCGCCGAGCGCTTCGCCGGGCAGAACACCCGCGGCGCGGTCGCGTACGGCCTGATGCGCATCCTGCAGATGCGCCGGCTGCGACTGCCCAAGCCGCAGGTGCGGCGCGGGGAGAAGCCCTGA
- a CDS encoding PspA/IM30 family protein translates to MSDGIMKRMGLIFRSKANKALDRAEDPRETLDYSYQKQLELLQKVRRGVADVATSRKRLELQLTQLQQQSAKYEDQGRKALSLGREDLAREALTRKANMQSQINDLEVQYQQLQAEEEKLTLASQRLQAKVDAFRTKKETIKATYTAAQAQTRIAESFSGISEEMGDVGLAIQRAEDKTAQMQARAGAIDELLASGALDDASGLGRKDDIEAELERVAGGSDVELELARMKAELTGGSPAAPQAIEQGRPQDAAPQQQDGPRINYNK, encoded by the coding sequence ATGAGCGACGGAATCATGAAGCGTATGGGGCTGATCTTCCGCTCCAAGGCGAACAAGGCCTTGGACCGGGCGGAGGATCCGCGTGAGACGCTCGATTATTCGTACCAGAAGCAGCTCGAGCTGCTGCAGAAGGTGCGTCGTGGCGTCGCCGACGTGGCCACCTCGCGCAAGCGTCTGGAGCTCCAGCTGACCCAGCTGCAGCAGCAGTCGGCGAAGTACGAGGACCAGGGCCGCAAGGCGCTCTCGCTCGGCCGGGAGGACCTCGCCCGCGAGGCCCTCACCCGCAAGGCGAACATGCAGTCCCAGATCAACGACCTGGAGGTGCAGTACCAGCAGCTCCAGGCCGAGGAGGAGAAGCTCACGCTCGCCTCCCAGCGGCTGCAGGCCAAGGTCGACGCCTTCCGCACCAAGAAGGAGACGATCAAGGCCACCTACACCGCGGCGCAGGCGCAGACCCGGATCGCCGAGTCCTTCTCCGGTATCTCGGAGGAGATGGGCGACGTCGGTCTGGCGATCCAGCGGGCCGAGGACAAGACCGCGCAGATGCAGGCCCGGGCCGGTGCGATCGACGAGCTGCTGGCCTCCGGCGCGCTCGACGACGCCAGCGGTCTCGGCCGCAAGGACGACATCGAGGCCGAGCTGGAGCGGGTGGCCGGCGGTTCCGACGTCGAGCTGGAGCTGGCCCGGATGAAGGCCGAGCTGACCGGGGGCTCCCCGGCCGCCCCGCAGGCGATCGAGCAGGGTCGCCCGCAGGACGCCGCGCCGCAGCAGCAGGACGGCCCGCGGATCAACTACAACAAGTAG
- the nadA gene encoding quinolinate synthase NadA, whose amino-acid sequence MTETYGVDPTPTPLALLLLGRQADPNSERGVECPGDLPPASDPDLVERARAAKAALGDRVFILGHHYQRDEVIEFADVTGDSFKLARDAAARPEAEYIVFCGVHFMAESADILTGDAQQVVLPDLAAGCSMADMATAEQVAECWDVLTDAGIADVTVPVSYMNSSADIKAFTGRHGGTICTSSNARRALEWAYEQGQKVLFLPDQHLGRNTAVRDMGFSLDDCVVYNPHKPNGGLTVEQLRDAKMILWRGHCSVHGRFTLDSVNDVRERVPGVNVLVHPECRHEVVAAADMVGSTEYIIKALDAAEPGSKWAIGTELNLVRRLAKAHPDKEVVFLDRAVCFCSTMNRIDLPHLVWALESLVEGRVPNVIKVDPETEKYAKAALDRMLALP is encoded by the coding sequence ATCACCGAGACCTACGGCGTCGACCCCACCCCGACGCCGCTCGCTCTGCTGCTGCTCGGCCGCCAGGCCGACCCGAACAGCGAGCGCGGCGTCGAGTGCCCCGGCGACCTCCCCCCGGCCTCCGACCCGGACCTGGTCGAGCGCGCCCGCGCCGCCAAGGCCGCGCTCGGCGACCGCGTCTTCATCCTGGGCCACCACTACCAGCGCGACGAGGTGATCGAGTTCGCCGACGTCACCGGCGACTCCTTCAAGCTCGCCCGGGACGCCGCGGCCCGCCCGGAGGCCGAGTACATCGTCTTCTGCGGTGTGCACTTCATGGCCGAGTCGGCCGACATCCTCACCGGCGACGCCCAGCAGGTCGTCCTGCCGGACCTCGCCGCGGGCTGTTCGATGGCCGACATGGCCACCGCCGAGCAGGTCGCCGAGTGCTGGGACGTGCTGACCGACGCCGGGATAGCCGACGTGACCGTCCCGGTCTCGTACATGAACTCCTCCGCCGACATCAAGGCCTTCACCGGCCGGCACGGCGGCACCATCTGCACCTCCTCCAACGCCCGGCGGGCGCTGGAGTGGGCGTACGAGCAGGGCCAGAAGGTCCTGTTCCTGCCCGACCAGCACCTGGGCCGCAACACCGCGGTGCGGGACATGGGCTTCTCGCTGGACGACTGCGTCGTCTACAACCCGCACAAGCCGAACGGCGGCCTGACCGTCGAGCAGCTGCGGGACGCGAAGATGATCCTCTGGCGCGGCCACTGCTCGGTGCACGGCCGGTTCACCCTGGACTCGGTGAACGACGTGCGCGAGCGGGTCCCCGGCGTCAACGTCCTGGTGCACCCCGAGTGCCGGCACGAGGTCGTCGCGGCCGCCGACATGGTCGGCTCGACCGAGTACATCATCAAGGCGCTGGACGCCGCCGAGCCCGGTTCCAAGTGGGCCATCGGCACCGAGCTCAACCTCGTCCGCCGGCTCGCCAAGGCGCACCCGGACAAGGAGGTCGTCTTCCTCGACCGGGCGGTCTGCTTCTGCTCCACCATGAACCGGATCGACCTCCCGCACCTGGTGTGGGCGCTGGAGTCGCTGGTCGAGGGCCGGGTGCCGAACGTGATCAAGGTCGACCCGGAGACCGAGAAGTACGCCAAGGCGGCGCTGGACCGGATGCTGGCCCTGCCGTAA
- a CDS encoding NADP-dependent oxidoreductase translates to MKAIAIHHYGGPEAVEYTDLPDPKVGPDSVLVQVRAAGVNPVDWKVRDGLLDGLLDAHFPLVMGWDAAGVVRAVGGGVTEFAPGDEVYGYVRKDTVEHGTYAELVAAPVRTLARKPAALDWAQAGGLPLAGLTALQSLRAVGVGPGDTVLVHAAAGGVGHLAVQIARALGARVIGTAGERNHDYLRELGAEPVRYGEGLAERVRALAPEGVDAALDLVGGDAVEVSAGLVADPARIASIADFGVKARGGRYVWVRPDAAGLAELAALADEGRLTVTVASTFPLAQAASAQALSAEGRTRGKIVLLTG, encoded by the coding sequence ATGAAGGCAATCGCGATCCACCACTACGGCGGCCCCGAGGCCGTCGAGTACACCGACCTCCCCGACCCGAAGGTCGGCCCGGACTCGGTACTGGTGCAGGTCAGGGCGGCCGGGGTGAACCCGGTCGACTGGAAGGTGCGGGACGGGCTGCTGGACGGCCTGCTCGACGCGCACTTCCCGCTGGTGATGGGCTGGGACGCGGCGGGCGTGGTCCGGGCCGTCGGCGGCGGCGTCACCGAGTTCGCGCCCGGCGACGAGGTCTACGGCTATGTGCGCAAGGACACGGTCGAGCACGGCACCTATGCCGAGCTGGTGGCCGCTCCGGTCCGCACCCTGGCCCGCAAGCCGGCCGCGCTGGACTGGGCGCAGGCCGGCGGACTGCCGCTGGCCGGGCTCACCGCCCTCCAGTCGCTGCGGGCGGTGGGGGTCGGCCCCGGTGACACCGTCCTGGTGCACGCCGCCGCCGGCGGGGTCGGCCACCTGGCCGTGCAGATCGCCCGCGCCCTGGGGGCCCGGGTGATCGGCACCGCCGGCGAACGCAACCACGACTATCTGCGCGAGCTCGGCGCCGAGCCGGTCCGGTACGGCGAGGGACTGGCGGAGCGGGTCCGGGCGCTGGCCCCGGAGGGGGTGGACGCGGCCCTGGACCTGGTCGGCGGGGACGCCGTCGAGGTCTCGGCCGGACTCGTCGCCGACCCGGCGCGGATCGCCTCGATCGCCGACTTCGGGGTCAAGGCCCGCGGCGGCCGGTACGTCTGGGTCCGCCCGGACGCCGCCGGGCTCGCCGAGCTGGCCGCGCTCGCCGACGAGGGACGGCTGACCGTGACCGTCGCCTCCACCTTCCCGCTCGCCCAGGCCGCCTCCGCCCAGGCGCTGAGTGCCGAGGGCCGCACCCGGGGCAAGATCGTCCTGCTCACCGGCTGA
- a CDS encoding Lrp/AsnC family transcriptional regulator, protein MSSSPANETAGASLDETDRLLLARLAGDGRASYAEIGLQVNLSATAVRRRIDRLRARGVVRGFTVVLDPSVLGWQTEAFVEVYCRERTAPEEILASLRQFPEVVAAWTVTGDPDALVHLRAADMRHLEAVIERIRREPGVQRSRSSVVLSQLIG, encoded by the coding sequence ATGAGCAGCAGCCCAGCGAACGAGACGGCCGGGGCCTCCCTGGACGAGACCGACCGCCTCCTGCTCGCCCGGCTGGCAGGGGACGGCCGGGCCTCGTACGCCGAGATCGGGCTCCAGGTCAACCTCTCCGCCACCGCCGTCCGCCGCCGGATCGACCGGCTGCGGGCGCGCGGGGTGGTCCGCGGCTTCACCGTGGTGCTCGACCCCTCGGTGCTCGGCTGGCAGACCGAGGCCTTCGTCGAGGTCTACTGCCGCGAGCGGACCGCCCCCGAGGAGATCCTCGCCAGCCTGCGGCAGTTCCCCGAGGTGGTCGCCGCCTGGACGGTCACCGGCGATCCGGACGCGCTGGTCCACCTGCGGGCCGCCGACATGCGCCACCTGGAGGCGGTCATCGAGCGGATCCGCCGTGAGCCCGGCGTCCAGCGCAGCCGCTCCTCGGTGGTCCTCTCCCAGCTGATCGGCTAG
- a CDS encoding pyridoxal-dependent decarboxylase, with the protein MSAAPDRMHRPDSDLVDLVFDYMRERLQYDPVPLDHPGDGEHLRAQLSGLLNQDGNDPADVLKLYDHELSRAVISADSPRYLSFIPCAPTKAALLFDMVVSCASLQGISWLEAAGAIAAENQVLRLIADRAGMPDSAGGTFVSGGSAGNLSALVVARDTARRRLNVGPEARLRIAVADQVHSSVKNTFNIIGVEAFKVPTVDRRFTGEALRAALAADPNPETVIAVVGTGGTTNEGIVDDLQGLSEVARERGLWFHVDGAYGGAGLFAPSVRERYNGIEHADSFVVDPHKWLFAPFDCAALIYRNPQLARAVHTQDASYLDVLHTEGDEWNPTDYAYHLTRRARGLPLWFSLAVHGVQAYTDAIEAGLTLARETAQLIRDSEHLELLFDPQLSAVCFKRNGWTNDDYYRWSQQLLADQIGFVTPTGWDGETVARFAFLHPGTTMEMVKEILDTME; encoded by the coding sequence GTGTCCGCAGCCCCCGACCGCATGCACCGGCCCGACAGCGACCTGGTCGACCTGGTTTTCGACTACATGCGCGAGCGGCTGCAGTACGACCCCGTCCCGCTCGACCACCCCGGTGACGGCGAGCACCTGCGCGCCCAGCTGTCCGGCCTGCTCAACCAGGACGGCAACGACCCGGCCGACGTGCTCAAGCTCTACGACCACGAGCTCTCCCGCGCGGTGATCTCCGCCGACAGCCCGCGCTACCTGTCCTTCATCCCGTGCGCCCCCACCAAGGCCGCGCTGCTCTTCGACATGGTGGTCTCCTGCGCCTCGCTCCAGGGCATCTCCTGGCTGGAGGCGGCCGGCGCGATCGCCGCCGAGAACCAGGTGCTGCGCCTGATAGCCGACCGCGCGGGCATGCCGGACTCGGCCGGCGGCACCTTCGTCTCCGGCGGTTCGGCCGGCAACCTCTCCGCCCTGGTCGTCGCCCGGGACACCGCCCGCCGCCGGCTGAACGTCGGGCCGGAGGCCCGGCTGCGGATCGCGGTCGCCGACCAGGTGCACTCCTCGGTGAAGAACACCTTCAACATCATCGGCGTCGAGGCGTTCAAGGTCCCGACCGTCGACCGCCGGTTCACCGGCGAGGCGCTGCGCGCCGCCCTGGCCGCCGACCCGAACCCGGAGACGGTGATCGCCGTCGTCGGCACCGGCGGCACCACCAACGAGGGCATCGTCGACGACCTCCAGGGCCTGTCCGAGGTCGCCCGCGAGCGCGGGCTGTGGTTCCACGTCGACGGCGCCTACGGCGGCGCGGGCCTGTTCGCCCCCTCCGTCCGCGAGCGCTACAACGGCATCGAGCACGCCGACTCCTTCGTCGTCGACCCGCACAAGTGGCTGTTCGCGCCGTTCGACTGCGCCGCGCTGATCTACCGCAACCCGCAGCTCGCCCGTGCCGTGCACACCCAGGACGCCTCCTACCTGGACGTGCTGCACACCGAGGGCGACGAGTGGAACCCCACCGACTACGCCTACCACCTGACCCGGCGCGCCCGCGGTCTGCCGCTGTGGTTCTCGCTGGCCGTGCACGGCGTCCAGGCGTACACCGACGCCATCGAGGCCGGCCTGACGCTGGCCCGGGAGACCGCGCAGCTGATCCGCGACAGCGAGCACCTGGAGCTGCTGTTCGACCCGCAGCTGTCCGCGGTCTGCTTCAAGCGCAACGGCTGGACCAACGACGACTACTACCGCTGGTCGCAGCAGCTCCTCGCGGACCAGATCGGCTTCGTCACCCCGACCGGCTGGGACGGCGAGACGGTCGCCCGCTTCGCCTTCCTGCACCCGGGCACCACCATGGAGATGGTCAAGGAGATCCTCGACACCATGGAGTGA
- a CDS encoding GNAT family N-acetyltransferase: MLLRPLQDSAADAEAVRHIAAAAFASLPDAPPLTGPPPASVFQLARTRHLARTDPQGCWMAELDGGPVGAVLALRREGVWVLALLVVLPQAQGKGVGRLLLERALAHGRGCLRGMLCASPSPAAVRRYRLAGFTLHPAMQLTGRVDRSRLVDPGDLPVHPGNATHRHLLDSVDRRLRGAAHGPDHELLLAHCEEVLVADTLAGSGYCYREGGEVRLLAATSKRIATRLLREALARVPEGVEARVEALTAEQEWALDVGLELGLSVATRGYLGLRGMRPPAPYIPDGGLL; the protein is encoded by the coding sequence ATGCTCCTGCGCCCGCTCCAGGACTCCGCCGCCGACGCGGAAGCGGTCCGGCACATCGCCGCCGCCGCGTTCGCCTCGCTCCCCGACGCCCCGCCGCTCACCGGGCCGCCCCCGGCGTCCGTGTTCCAGCTGGCCCGCACCAGACACCTCGCGCGCACCGATCCGCAGGGCTGCTGGATGGCCGAGCTGGACGGCGGGCCGGTCGGCGCGGTGCTGGCGCTGCGCCGCGAGGGCGTCTGGGTGCTGGCGCTGCTCGTGGTGCTGCCGCAGGCGCAGGGCAAGGGGGTGGGGCGGCTGCTGCTGGAGCGGGCCCTCGCGCACGGGCGCGGCTGTCTGCGCGGGATGCTGTGCGCCTCGCCGTCGCCGGCGGCGGTGCGGCGGTACCGGCTGGCCGGGTTCACGCTGCACCCGGCGATGCAGCTGACCGGGCGGGTGGACCGGTCCCGGCTGGTCGACCCGGGGGACCTCCCGGTGCACCCCGGCAACGCCACCCACCGGCACCTGCTGGACTCGGTGGACCGGCGGCTGCGCGGAGCCGCGCACGGCCCGGACCACGAACTGCTGCTCGCGCACTGCGAGGAGGTGCTGGTCGCGGACACCCTGGCGGGCAGCGGCTACTGCTACCGGGAGGGCGGCGAGGTGCGGCTGCTGGCGGCCACCTCGAAGCGGATCGCCACCCGGCTGCTGCGCGAGGCGCTGGCCCGGGTGCCGGAGGGGGTCGAGGCGCGGGTGGAGGCGCTGACCGCCGAGCAGGAGTGGGCGCTGGACGTCGGCCTCGAGCTGGGCCTGTCGGTGGCGACCCGGGGGTACCTGGGGCTGCGCGGGATGCGCCCGCCGGCGCCGTACATCCCCGACGGCGGGCTGCTCTAG
- the erpA gene encoding iron-sulfur cluster insertion protein ErpA, which yields MTVQDETTVESGILLTDAAAAKVKGLLEQEGRDDLALRVAVQPGGCSGLRYQLFFDERSLDGDVLKDFDGVKVVTDRMSAPYLGGATVDFVDTIEKQGFTIDNPNATGSCACGDSFS from the coding sequence ATGACCGTCCAGGACGAGACCACCGTCGAGAGTGGCATCCTCCTCACCGATGCCGCCGCGGCCAAGGTCAAGGGCCTGCTGGAGCAGGAAGGCCGGGACGACCTGGCGCTGCGCGTCGCCGTCCAGCCCGGCGGTTGCTCGGGCCTGCGCTACCAGCTGTTCTTCGACGAGCGCTCGCTCGACGGTGACGTGCTGAAGGACTTCGACGGTGTGAAGGTCGTCACCGACCGGATGAGCGCCCCGTACCTGGGTGGCGCCACCGTCGACTTCGTCGACACCATCGAGAAGCAGGGCTTCACGATCGACAACCCGAACGCCACCGGCTCCTGCGCCTGCGGCGACTCGTTCAGCTAG